The Mycobacterium sp. EPa45 genomic interval CGCCGAATCGGGCACCGGACCATCCAGATCGGCACCGACCACGTCGACATCCACCTCGAGCAGCCAGCCGGCCTGGTACTCGGGACTGAAGTATTCGAACGCCGATCGCTCGATCCGGCGAACCTCATCCTCAGTCGAGCCGACGAGGAACCGCAGCGACGGGGTGATCAGTGGCGCCGGGCGCTCGGCCCGAGCGGCCTCGGCGTGGACCTGGCGGTAGAACTCCTGCGCGCGGGCGATGGTGCCCTGCCCGGTGAAGATGACTTCGGCGTGCCGCGCGGCAAACTGCGTTCCCCGCGGGGAGGATCCCGCCTGGAAGATCACCGGCCGGCCCTGCGCCGACCGGGCCGCGCCGATCGGTCCGGCGACATCGAAGTACGTGCCGTGGTGGTTGGCGACCTGAATCGCATTGATGTCGTTGAAGATTCCCCTTACACGATCCTCAATGATGGTGTCTGGGCCCCAGCCGTCCCACAACTTCTTCACCAACTCGATCGCCTCGTCGGCGATCTCGTAGCGGATATCGTGCTCGATCACTCCCCTGTCGCTGAAGTTGGCCGCCGCCGCGGCGGCGAAGCTGGTGACCAGGTTCCACCCGGCCCGGCCGCCGCTGAGGTGGTCAAGCGACAACAGCTGCCGGGCAAGGTGATACGGATGTGCCAGGGTCGCCGAGCCGGTGACGACCAAGCCGATGTGGTCGGTCACCGACGACAGCGCCGCCGTCGCCGTCAGCGGTTCGAAGTCCTCAGTTGTCTTGTACGGCCACGTTTCCGGTGGGCCGAAGTTGAGACCGTCGGAGAAGAACAGCGCGTCGAAGGTTCCCTTCTCCGCGATCCGGGCACGCTCGATCAGCCGCCGGCGCACGGCCGCGGTGCTGTTGTCGATGTCCGGGTGTCGCCACGGACCCGCAGAGCGGGTGCTGCCGAAAGCCAGGAGGTGCACTTCACGGGCCACCCAGGCAGCCTAGGACCGGTCCGCCCCCGCACACACCGATTAAACCCGCGCCGAATTGAATTGCCGCCCAGGGGGAAGCAGGAAGACTACTTCTTCTTGGCCGCGTTCTTCATCATGTCCGACGCGATCACCCTTGCCTCATCGGCAATCGAGTCGCTACACGCCCACGCTTCGATGACCACGTTGGACGCCGTGGTGAGCGCGTGCTGGCACCCCCATCCGCCGGCGTTGCGCTGGGTGGAAACCTGGGTCAGGATGTCGCCGCCCGCATCAGGCTGGTCGATCTTCCAGGTGGAGTGGACGTCGGAGTTGTCGATGTCGATCGAGGTGCCGCCGCACTTCTGCCAGATGGTGCGGGACTTGTCGACGAACGCATTCGCCTTCTCGGTCGACGGGAAGAGCACCGCGATCTGTTCGACCCAGTGAGCATTGTCGCCGGAGGGCTCCTGGAGCACTTCATCGCGTAGAGCGGACCAACCACTGCCCTGGTAGACCAACTGTTCGGCGCCATAGATCGCGCCGAGGCAGTCGACATCCGAGACCCCGTCGGAGTTGTCGCTCATGTTCTGCGAGGACGCGGTCACCCGGATCCCGGTGGCACCCATGACCCCGTTCACCTCGCCTGCCGTGAGCAGCACCCGGTCGAGGTCGGATTCGGTGAGTATGGGGACGCCAGAAGAGGCAGGGCTCGCGGGCTCCCCGCGCAATGCCGTGCCGCCCACAGTGGACACACATCCCGATAACGTCGCGCCGACCAGTACGGCGGTGCAGAACACGGACGCGCAGCTCACGGTCGACATTGTCCCCCGGCATGCCCGTCCCGGGGGCTCAACGGCGGATCATCGACCGTGAGTGATCTTCTCCAGCATGGTCCTGGCCAGGCCGGCAGCGCGGCCCATGGCGCGCCGCTGGCCGCCGGTGACGGCGGCGTCCACGTCGACGACGCAGTCGGCGGCCAGCCCGATGGCCCGCTCGGTGGGGAAGGTGGCGTCCCCTTGGTTGTCGGAGTTGATCACCGTCGCCGACAACACGGGACCATCGACTCTCACGTCGGTGATCTTCTGGCGCATTTCGGCGCCTGCCGGGCCGGGTAGTGCCGAGCGCACCGTCTTGCCTTCGCACGCCTTCCATTGGCTGACGAAAGCACCGAACATTCGTTGCGCTTCGGTATCGGACGCGAATTGGACAACACCGGCATCCATGCTGGAAACGGTCTGGCCGCCGCCAAAGTTCGAGAATTCCTGCCAGGCGGCCCGGCGCACATCACCCACCTCGTACACCACGCGCATGAATGGCGTGGCGGGTCCCAGACATTCGATGGGGTTGGCGGCGGCGTCGTCGCGAATTCCGTTGGGCAGGACGTCGATCCCTCCGACAGTGGGAGATTCACTGTCGGACAACTGGTTTCCCGCTGCTCGACTGGCCTCTGCACCAGTGGGCAACACCTCGGTGAGATCGCGCAGTACAACGTTCTGGTCTGGCCGCGCCGCGGAGCCGTCGACCGTGCTGGAACAACTCGCCAGCACAGCGATGGCCATCACGGCACCGGCAATCGATCGCCCCCGAACGACAGCGTGGTCGCGTGTGATGAAGCCCCCTATTTCTTGGCCTTGTCGCCGGCCTTGTCGCTGCCGGCGTCGGTGGACAGCGCGGCGACGAAGGCTTCCTGGGGTACGTCGACCCGCCCGATCGTCTTCATCCGCTTCTTGCCCTCTTTCTGCTTCTCCAGCAGCTTCCGCTTACGGGTGATGTCGCCGCCGTAGCACTTCGCGAGCACGTCCTTGCGAATGGCCCGGATGTTCTCGCGGGCAATGATTTTCGACCCGATCGCGGCCTGTACCGGCACCTCGAACTGCTGGCGCGGGATCAGCTCCTTGAGCTTGGTGGTCATCTTGTTGCCATAAGCCTGCGCGGAATCCTTGTGCACGATCGCACTGAACGCGTCAACGGCCTCGCCCTGCAACAGGATGTCCACCTTGACCAGTGCGGCCTCCTGCTCGCCGGCCTCCTCGTAATCCAGGCTGGCATAACCCCGCGTGCGTGACTTCAGCGAATCGAAGAAGTCGAAGATGATCTCGCCCAGCGGCATCGTGTAGCGCAGCTCGACGCGTTCCGGCGAAAGGTAGTCCATCCCACCGAGTTCGCCGCGCCGGGACTGGCACAGCTCCATGATCGTGCCGATGAACTCGCTTGGCGAGATGATCGTGGTCTTCACCACCGGCTCGTAGACCTCGCGCACCTTGCCCTCGGGCCAGTCCGACGGGTTGGTCACGATCAATTCGGTCCCGTCATCCTTGATCACCCGGTACACGACGTTGGGCGAGGTGGAGATCAGGTCCAGGTCGAACTCGCGCTCGAGCCGTTCGCGGGTGATCTCCATGTGCAGCAGGCCGAGGAAGCCGCACCGGAACCCGAATCCCAGCGCCACCGATGTCTCCGGCTCGTAGGTCAGCGCCGCGTCATTGAGCTGCAGCTTGTCCAGTGCCTCACGCAGATTCGGGTAGTCGGAACCGTCGACCGGATACAGCCCGGAGTACACCATCGGCTTGGGTTCGCGATAGCCGGTCAGCGCCTCGGTGGCGCCGTGCCGGGCGGTGGTCACAGTGTCACCGACCTTCGACTGGCGCACATCCTTGACACCGGTGATGAGATAGCCAACCTCACCGACGCCAAGGCCGTCACTGGGTTTGGGCTCGGGCGAGACGATGCCGACTTCGAGAAGTTCGTGGGTGGCGCCGGTGGACATCATCTTGATCCGCTCGCGCGGAGTGAGCCTGCCGTCCACCACGCGGACGTACGTCACGACGCCGCGATAGATGTCGTAGACCGAATCGAAGATCATCGCCCGCGCGGGAGCGTCGGCTTCCCCGACCGGCGCCGGGATCAGCCGGACCACCTCGTCGAGCAACTCGGACACACCCTCACCGGTCTTGCCGGAAACCCGGAGCACGTCGCCCGGCTCGCAGCCGATGATGTGGGCGATCTCGGCGGCGTAGCGCTCCGGGTCGGCGGCGGGCAGGTCGATCTTGTTGAGCACGGGGATGATCGTCAGGTCCCGGTCCAGCGCGAGGTAGAGGTTGGCCAGCGTCTGCGCCTCGATGCCCTGGGCGGCATCCACCAGCAACACCGCCCCCTCGCAGGCCTCGAGCGCACGCGACACCTCGTAGGTGAAATCAACATGGCCAGGCGTGTCAATTAAATGCAGGACGTAATCGGTGTCCCCGACTTTCCACGGCAGGCGCACGTTCTGGGCCTTGATCGTGATGCCGCGTTCACGCTCGATATCCATCCGATCGAGGTACTGGGCACGCATGTCGCGGTCGGCGACCACACCGGTGATGCCGAGCATCCGGTCGGCCAGCGTGGACTTCCCATGATCGATGTGAGCGATGATGCAGAAGTTCCGAATCTGCGCCGGCGCAGTGAAAGTCTTGTCGGCGAAGCTGCTGATGGGAATCTCCTGGTCGGGTCGTGCTTCGAGGGGGCCCTCGGGTTTCTCCAGGGTATCGACTGGGGCCCTCCGGGACACAATCGCGCGCCACGGGCCGGTCGCGTTCCGCCTATGCTGTCGAGAATGGCGTCGCAGTGGAGGACGTTCCAGAGGATCGCAGAGCACCTCGTGTTCAACGAGGCGCCCAAGTTCATTCGGCAGCTGCCGATACCGCAGGCCGTGCCGCGGACCATCCAGCAGGGCCTCAGATTGGGCATCGAAGTGCTGGCAGCCAGCACCGTCGCCCCCGATCAGCCCGCCGCGATCACCGCAGGCCGGCCGGTGACCAACAACAGCGTCCCCACCGCGCACCGCGCCCGCCGGCTGGTCTATGCGCCCGATCTCGACGGTCGTGCCGACCCCGGCGAGGTGGTCTGGACCTGGGTGGTCTACGAGGATGACCCCACCAGGGGCAAGGACCGCCCGGTGCTGGTGGTCGGCCGGGACCGACGCACGCTGCTGGGCCTGATGCTGTCCAGCCAGGACCACCACGCAGGAGACCGGAACTGGATCGCGATCGGCACGGGCGGCTGGGATTACGACGGCCGCCCCAGCTGGGTGCGGCTGGACCGCGTGCTCGACGTTCCCGAGGAGGGCATCCGTCGCGAGGGCGCGATCCTGGACCGCCCGACGTTCGAGCTCGTCGCAGCCCGGCTGCGCGCCGAATACTCCTGGAGCTAGCCGCCGCCGTGGCGCCGATGCGGGCGGAGTGTGCGGAGCCCGAGGAGAAGCGCGGCTAACCGCCTTGGGTGATGTAGGCCTGCAGTTGCTGCTGCTCGGCCTGCAGCTGTTCCATCCGGTTCTTCACCACGTCGCCGATGCTGACGATGCCGGCCAGCTTCCCGCCCTGCATCACCGGCACGTGCCGGACGCGGTTGTTCGTCATCAGGGCGCTCAGATCGTCGATTGGGTCGTCGGGTGAGCACGTCACCAGGACCTTGCTCATGATGTCCGCGACGGGACTGCGAAGCAGGTCAGGGCCGTGGTCGTGCAGTTTGCGCACGACATCGCGCTCCGAGACGATGCCCACCACGCCGCCGTCGGGGCCGACCACGACCATCGCGCCGATGTTGTGGATGACCAGCTCGGCCAACAGGCCGGTGACCGTGGTGGTCTCGGTGACCGTGGCCACCGTCGCTCCCTTGCCGCGAAGGATGTCGGCGATACGCATCGCCACCTCCTTGTGATGGATGTCACACCAGGCTAAAGCTTATTTCACCGGCGGGGAAGCAAACCGCAACGGTTGCGTTGGGACAGAACAGGCCGAGACGAAAGGTATGGAATGGGCACGCTGCCGAAGACGGAGTTGGGCGACGGTTTGACGGTCAGCGCGATCGGGTTCGGCGGGATGGCGCTGACCCCGGTGTACGGCGCGGTCGACGACGCGGAATCGCTGGCGACGCTGAACCACTGCCTGGACGTCGGCATGACGTTCATCGATACCGCCAACGTCTACGGCGGCGGCGCCAACGAGCGGCTGATCGGCCAGGTGCTGGCTGACCGCCGCGATGAGGTCACGCTGGCGACGAAGTTCGGGATCGACGGCGACCCGACGACCGGCAAGCTCAGGGCCCGCGGCGACGCCGAGTACGTGCAGCGCTGCGTCGACGAGAGCCTGGGCCGGCTCGGCACCGACGTGATCGACCTCTATTACATGCATCGGCGCGACGTCTCGCTGCCGATCGAGGAGACTGTCGGGGCCATGGCCGAATTGGTCGCCGCAGGCAAGGTGCGCCATCTGGGGCTGTCGGAGGTGACTGCCGACGAGTTGCGTGCTGCGACGGCCGTGCACCCGATCGCCGCGGTGCAGAGTGAATGGTCGATCTGGAGCCGTGATGTCGAACGCAACGTGGTGCCGGCCGCCGCCGAGCTGGGCGTCGGCTTCGTGCCCTATTCGCCGCTCGGTCGCGGATTCCTCACCGGCACGATCCGGTCGGCCGCCGATCTCAAGGGGGCCGGCGACTTCCGTAGCCGCATCCCCCGCTTCGCCGACGAAGCGCTGGACGCCAATCTCGCTGTCGTGCACGTAGTTTCCTCGATCGCCGAGGAGGTGGGCGCGACGCCGGCTCAGGTGGCGCTGGCGTGGTTGCGGCAGCGCGCCGAGGCCCTCGGCGTGGCGTCGGTGCCGATCCCGGGCACCCGGCGCGCCGCGCGCGTCGACGAGAACGCCGCGTCGTTGTCGGTGCAGCTCAATCCCGATCAGGTGATCGCGCTGGAGACCGCCGGCGCGAGCGTGTCGGGTCACCGGTCGATCGATCCGAACTGGGTGTCCTCGGCACGGGAGTGAGCCCGGCCGATCGAGATTCCGGCGGCGACTGGCTCACCTGCAAGGCAATCGCGGCGTCGTCGAATTGGGCGGCCTGTGCGGTGATCCGGCCGATGTCGCCGGGCCGTTTGAGCAGACCGCGAACCGCGATGACCGCAACCTGTTCGCCGACCTTGATCGCCTCGGCGACGCGGTCGGAAGAGTCGGTGTGTAGGCGGGTGCGCTTCTGGGCGCCTTCGTCGAAGTTCAACAGCAATCCGGCCGTTTCGTCCCGGTCGCAGTCGATGAACTTTCCCTCGGCGATCGCCGCGCCGATGAGATCGGACACCCAGTCCCTGAGCCGCTCATAGTCGGTCCAGAACTGGTGGAAATCGGCGCGCTGGTCGTGGGCGATGCGCTGAATCTCATTGAAATCGATCGGTGACAGCGCCAGTTGAATGGTGTCGAACCGCAGCAGCCGGTAGAGCTTGACCGCCGGCGGCCCCG includes:
- a CDS encoding NtaA/DmoA family FMN-dependent monooxygenase (This protein belongs to a clade of FMN-dependent monooxygenases, within a broader family of flavin-dependent oxidoreductases, the luciferase-like monooxygenase (LMM) family, some of whose members use coenzyme F420 rather than FMN.) is translated as MAREVHLLAFGSTRSAGPWRHPDIDNSTAAVRRRLIERARIAEKGTFDALFFSDGLNFGPPETWPYKTTEDFEPLTATAALSSVTDHIGLVVTGSATLAHPYHLARQLLSLDHLSGGRAGWNLVTSFAAAAAANFSDRGVIEHDIRYEIADEAIELVKKLWDGWGPDTIIEDRVRGIFNDINAIQVANHHGTYFDVAGPIGAARSAQGRPVIFQAGSSPRGTQFAARHAEVIFTGQGTIARAQEFYRQVHAEAARAERPAPLITPSLRFLVGSTEDEVRRIERSAFEYFSPEYQAGWLLEVDVDVVGADLDGPVPDSAFPDNTETHQTALAGYRALARDGNPTVREFLYRTINGWGAQVIGTPEQIADEIEAWFESNAADGFVLTDSGLPGQLTDFVEQVVPVLRKRGLFRHEYTGATLRAHLGLPVPQRQELSA
- a CDS encoding sensor domain-containing protein, whose product is MSTVSCASVFCTAVLVGATLSGCVSTVGGTALRGEPASPASSGVPILTESDLDRVLLTAGEVNGVMGATGIRVTASSQNMSDNSDGVSDVDCLGAIYGAEQLVYQGSGWSALRDEVLQEPSGDNAHWVEQIAVLFPSTEKANAFVDKSRTIWQKCGGTSIDIDNSDVHSTWKIDQPDAGGDILTQVSTQRNAGGWGCQHALTTASNVVIEAWACSDSIADEARVIASDMMKNAAKKK
- a CDS encoding sensor domain-containing protein; amino-acid sequence: MAIAVLASCSSTVDGSAARPDQNVVLRDLTEVLPTGAEASRAAGNQLSDSESPTVGGIDVLPNGIRDDAAANPIECLGPATPFMRVVYEVGDVRRAAWQEFSNFGGGQTVSSMDAGVVQFASDTEAQRMFGAFVSQWKACEGKTVRSALPGPAGAEMRQKITDVRVDGPVLSATVINSDNQGDATFPTERAIGLAADCVVDVDAAVTGGQRRAMGRAAGLARTMLEKITHGR
- the lepA gene encoding translation elongation factor 4 codes for the protein MRRHSRQHRRNATGPWRAIVSRRAPVDTLEKPEGPLEARPDQEIPISSFADKTFTAPAQIRNFCIIAHIDHGKSTLADRMLGITGVVADRDMRAQYLDRMDIERERGITIKAQNVRLPWKVGDTDYVLHLIDTPGHVDFTYEVSRALEACEGAVLLVDAAQGIEAQTLANLYLALDRDLTIIPVLNKIDLPAADPERYAAEIAHIIGCEPGDVLRVSGKTGEGVSELLDEVVRLIPAPVGEADAPARAMIFDSVYDIYRGVVTYVRVVDGRLTPRERIKMMSTGATHELLEVGIVSPEPKPSDGLGVGEVGYLITGVKDVRQSKVGDTVTTARHGATEALTGYREPKPMVYSGLYPVDGSDYPNLREALDKLQLNDAALTYEPETSVALGFGFRCGFLGLLHMEITRERLEREFDLDLISTSPNVVYRVIKDDGTELIVTNPSDWPEGKVREVYEPVVKTTIISPSEFIGTIMELCQSRRGELGGMDYLSPERVELRYTMPLGEIIFDFFDSLKSRTRGYASLDYEEAGEQEAALVKVDILLQGEAVDAFSAIVHKDSAQAYGNKMTTKLKELIPRQQFEVPVQAAIGSKIIARENIRAIRKDVLAKCYGGDITRKRKLLEKQKEGKKRMKTIGRVDVPQEAFVAALSTDAGSDKAGDKAKK
- a CDS encoding type II toxin-antitoxin system PemK/MazF family toxin; the protein is MASQWRTFQRIAEHLVFNEAPKFIRQLPIPQAVPRTIQQGLRLGIEVLAASTVAPDQPAAITAGRPVTNNSVPTAHRARRLVYAPDLDGRADPGEVVWTWVVYEDDPTRGKDRPVLVVGRDRRTLLGLMLSSQDHHAGDRNWIAIGTGGWDYDGRPSWVRLDRVLDVPEEGIRREGAILDRPTFELVAARLRAEYSWS
- a CDS encoding CBS domain-containing protein, which codes for MRIADILRGKGATVATVTETTTVTGLLAELVIHNIGAMVVVGPDGGVVGIVSERDVVRKLHDHGPDLLRSPVADIMSKVLVTCSPDDPIDDLSALMTNNRVRHVPVMQGGKLAGIVSIGDVVKNRMEQLQAEQQQLQAYITQGG
- a CDS encoding aldo/keto reductase, translating into MGTLPKTELGDGLTVSAIGFGGMALTPVYGAVDDAESLATLNHCLDVGMTFIDTANVYGGGANERLIGQVLADRRDEVTLATKFGIDGDPTTGKLRARGDAEYVQRCVDESLGRLGTDVIDLYYMHRRDVSLPIEETVGAMAELVAAGKVRHLGLSEVTADELRAATAVHPIAAVQSEWSIWSRDVERNVVPAAAELGVGFVPYSPLGRGFLTGTIRSAADLKGAGDFRSRIPRFADEALDANLAVVHVVSSIAEEVGATPAQVALAWLRQRAEALGVASVPIPGTRRAARVDENAASLSVQLNPDQVIALETAGASVSGHRSIDPNWVSSARE
- a CDS encoding TetR/AcrR family transcriptional regulator, with protein sequence MIGRPRNDAESAVKLPPRTGIVNAATRLFSEKGYAQTTMSDIARAAGLQQSSLYYWFRSKEQLLGETLLVNRAPLKFIAEVGAGSGPPAVKLYRLLRFDTIQLALSPIDFNEIQRIAHDQRADFHQFWTDYERLRDWVSDLIGAAIAEGKFIDCDRDETAGLLLNFDEGAQKRTRLHTDSSDRVAEAIKVGEQVAVIAVRGLLKRPGDIGRITAQAAQFDDAAIALQVSQSPPESRSAGLTPVPRTPSSDRSTGDPTRSRRRSPARSPDRD